The proteins below are encoded in one region of Clostridium pasteurianum DSM 525 = ATCC 6013:
- the sfsA gene encoding DNA/RNA nuclease SfsA — protein sequence MNINKNIVSAEFISRPNRFQAYVKLNNEIIMVHVPNTGRCKEILIPKTTVILREENGINRKTKYDLIAGYKGDKLINIDSQIPNKLVYEALLQRKISKLKKFNTIEKEKMYGNSRFDFKLTDSNGNIYYLEVKGVTYEENGNAKFPDAPTERGTKHLTELIDVKKDGMSAGAMFILQMDNMKSFSPYDSMDPKFAEALKKAKENGVDIFAYECNVGEEFITISNEINVIIK from the coding sequence ATGAATATAAATAAGAATATAGTATCTGCAGAATTTATAAGTAGACCTAATAGATTTCAGGCTTATGTAAAATTAAATAATGAAATCATTATGGTTCATGTTCCTAACACAGGCAGATGTAAGGAGATATTAATACCTAAAACTACGGTGATTTTAAGGGAAGAGAATGGAATAAACCGAAAAACTAAGTATGATTTGATTGCTGGATATAAAGGCGATAAACTTATAAATATAGATTCTCAAATACCAAATAAATTAGTTTATGAGGCATTATTGCAACGTAAAATAAGTAAATTAAAAAAATTTAATACTATAGAAAAAGAAAAAATGTATGGAAATAGTAGATTTGATTTTAAGCTTACAGATTCTAATGGCAATATATATTATTTAGAAGTAAAAGGAGTTACTTATGAAGAAAATGGGAATGCAAAGTTTCCAGATGCGCCTACAGAACGAGGAACGAAACATTTAACTGAGCTTATTGATGTGAAAAAGGATGGAATGAGTGCGGGAGCCATGTTTATTCTTCAAATGGATAATATGAAATCATTTAGTCCCTATGATTCTATGGATCCTAAATTTGCAGAAGCTCTAAAAAAAGCTAAAGAAAATGGAGTTGACATTTTTGCTTATGAGTGTAATGTTGGAGAAGAATTTATAACTATATCTAATGAAATAAATGTTATAATAAAATAA
- a CDS encoding NAD(+) diphosphatase produces the protein MKFKYCPICGGKLEEKYSYDEGGVPYCAKDDVMYFDTPKPCVIVAVVKDDKILLLKQSYIFKNSKVLVSGYVTNGENVEDTVLREVKEETGIVVKEPQYLGSYYLKSREIIMLTFMVKYESGNIIKSDEVEWVDWSNLEDALCEMCEDEIGKSVVRKVLQNIGYKDEKAYRCDDGSCSL, from the coding sequence ATGAAATTTAAATATTGTCCTATATGTGGTGGAAAATTGGAAGAAAAATATAGCTATGATGAAGGTGGAGTTCCCTATTGCGCTAAAGATGATGTGATGTATTTTGATACTCCTAAACCTTGTGTAATAGTAGCTGTTGTTAAAGATGATAAAATATTATTATTAAAACAAAGTTATATTTTTAAGAACTCAAAGGTATTAGTGTCGGGCTATGTTACAAATGGAGAGAATGTAGAGGATACGGTTTTAAGAGAAGTTAAAGAAGAAACTGGAATAGTAGTTAAAGAACCTCAGTATTTAGGTAGTTATTATTTAAAATCAAGAGAAATAATAATGTTAACGTTTATGGTTAAATATGAAAGTGGAAATATAATTAAATCAGATGAAGTAGAGTGGGTTGATTGGAGCAATCTGGAAGATGCACTTTGCGAAATGTGCGAAGATGAAATAGGGAAAAGTGTAGTTAGAAAAGTACTTCAAAATATAGGATATAAAGATGAAAAAGCTTATAGATGTGATGATGGAAGTTGTAGCTTATAA
- a CDS encoding carboxypeptidase M32, with product MAKEIKENLNNLKEYLKKLEYLTSSIALIQWDSMVNMPSKAIRYRSEILGYLSEKKYKMSTSKKIKQYIDFFSDLKDLDNITKRTIKKISKEYYKNKKIPKEEYKQYVIAGTISGAAWENAKINKDFEIFEPHLKKMVEYNQKFAEYWGFKENRYDALLDIYEPGITTEKLDVVFNNLKDAIVDLLNKIKDSDNSPNIEFFIGNFPRKDQEKFAKEIMYSMGYDYEYAGRIDESIHPFTTNFGNKDVRITTHYYENDFRPALFSCIHEAGHAIYEQDIPDSLQGTLLAEGASMGIHESQSRFYENIIGRSKYFWKFFYKKALEKFPQFKDISLEDFYRGINFVETSLIRTEADELTYSLHIIIRYEIEKLLINGDISVHELPSIWSKKYKDYLGVEPKNDAEGILQDIHWSDGSFGYFPSYALGNLYGAQFFNKMKKDISDIYEQVSIGNFTVIHNWLKENIHKYGSIYKPTELIKKVTGEELSEKYFIKYLNAKFKEIYKIN from the coding sequence TTGGCAAAGGAAATTAAAGAAAATCTGAATAATCTTAAGGAATACCTAAAAAAATTAGAATATTTAACAAGTTCAATAGCTCTAATTCAGTGGGATAGTATGGTTAATATGCCTAGTAAAGCTATTAGATATAGAAGTGAAATATTAGGATATCTTTCTGAAAAAAAATATAAAATGTCTACATCAAAAAAAATTAAACAGTATATTGACTTTTTTAGCGATCTAAAGGATTTAGATAATATAACTAAAAGAACTATAAAAAAAATATCTAAGGAGTATTATAAAAATAAAAAGATACCTAAAGAAGAATATAAACAATATGTAATCGCAGGCACTATCTCAGGAGCAGCTTGGGAAAATGCTAAAATAAATAAGGATTTTGAAATATTTGAACCTCATTTAAAGAAAATGGTTGAATATAATCAGAAATTTGCTGAGTATTGGGGCTTTAAAGAAAATAGATATGATGCACTTTTAGATATATATGAGCCAGGTATTACTACAGAAAAGTTGGACGTAGTTTTTAATAATTTAAAAGATGCTATTGTAGATTTATTAAATAAAATAAAAGATTCAGATAATAGTCCCAATATTGAATTTTTCATAGGTAATTTTCCACGAAAAGATCAAGAGAAATTTGCTAAAGAGATAATGTATAGTATGGGTTATGATTATGAGTATGCTGGTAGAATAGATGAATCTATACATCCATTTACAACCAATTTTGGGAATAAAGATGTTAGAATAACTACTCATTATTATGAAAATGACTTTAGACCTGCTTTATTTAGTTGTATACATGAAGCTGGGCATGCCATATATGAGCAGGACATTCCAGATTCTCTTCAAGGAACTTTACTTGCAGAAGGTGCATCTATGGGTATCCATGAATCACAGTCCAGATTTTATGAAAATATTATAGGTAGAAGTAAATATTTTTGGAAGTTTTTTTATAAAAAAGCATTAGAGAAGTTTCCACAATTTAAAGATATATCTTTGGAAGATTTTTATAGAGGGATAAATTTTGTAGAGACATCATTGATTAGAACTGAAGCTGATGAGTTAACTTATAGCCTACACATAATAATAAGATATGAAATTGAAAAATTACTTATAAATGGTGACATTTCAGTACATGAGCTTCCGAGTATATGGAGTAAAAAATATAAAGATTATTTAGGTGTAGAACCTAAGAATGATGCAGAAGGAATATTACAAGATATACATTGGTCTGATGGCAGTTTTGGTTATTTCCCTAGCTATGCTTTAGGAAATCTTTATGGAGCTCAATTTTTTAATAAAATGAAGAAAGATATATCTGATATATATGAACAAGTATCAATAGGTAATTTTACTGTAATTCATAATTGGCTAAAAGAAAATATTCATAAATATGGTTCAATATATAAGCCAACAGAATTAATCAAGAAAGTTACAGGAGAAGAACTTTCAGAGAAGTATTTTATTAAGTATTTAAATGCAAAATTTAAGGAAATATACAAGATAAATTGA
- a CDS encoding DUF4230 domain-containing protein, which yields MRIIVKKRTIILMLLCLILGFTIAYRIYVTPKADSKSWTITKSTDSSKKFISKETLITGIKQKQKLITTEVNLNEKMTIDNSWGNLPIFKKIQNIDFIGSGVYVVDLSSINYNNISINKNLISIALPKPSVEMITLNEEKTIYETPENGLLRFGDIKLSTEEHQQLISTVKNKMKSKMMEDQYYNKAIDNSQKSMRNLITSMSNANYSINIKFQ from the coding sequence ATGAGGATAATTGTTAAAAAGAGAACAATTATACTAATGCTATTATGTTTAATCCTAGGTTTTACTATTGCATACAGAATTTACGTAACCCCTAAAGCTGATTCTAAGTCTTGGACAATCACTAAATCAACAGATTCTTCTAAAAAATTTATTTCAAAAGAAACGTTAATAACTGGAATTAAGCAAAAACAAAAACTTATAACTACGGAAGTAAATCTAAATGAAAAGATGACTATAGACAATAGTTGGGGAAACTTGCCTATTTTTAAAAAAATACAAAATATAGACTTTATAGGTAGTGGTGTTTATGTAGTAGATCTTTCTTCTATAAATTATAATAATATCAGTATAAATAAAAATTTAATATCTATAGCTTTGCCAAAACCCTCTGTAGAAATGATTACTTTAAATGAAGAAAAAACGATTTATGAAACTCCTGAAAATGGACTACTGAGATTCGGTGACATAAAATTATCCACTGAAGAACATCAACAATTAATATCCACTGTAAAGAATAAAATGAAGAGCAAAATGATGGAAGATCAATATTATAATAAAGCTATAGATAACTCTCAAAAATCAATGAGAAATTTGATTACTTCCATGTCCAACGCGAACTATTCTATAAATATTAAATTTCAATAA
- a CDS encoding class I SAM-dependent methyltransferase — MNKQSLNKLKLFLIGIKSRFETDNSTFNSITVSYTAGLKNFNGNGTYYNDKIKYNFNGKTELLYIDELIDKILIDSNNYESLSLIYSERGSNILISADNKNVKMSNLDIKESKNNSIDTNHTTTTSSLLNRNYYIKVGKADKLLKELNIMSKDYKIRNDKIRKYNQIDHYVELLEGIIDKLPKNNIITILDCGCGKSYLTFVLNYYFTEVKKIKCYFIGLDHSEEVIKSSQKMAENLDYRNMEFKALDIKQYKPDKKINVVISLHACDTATDMAIALGIKIKADAIIAVPCCHKEFSSQYKYEPFKDILKHGVFKTRLADVLTDGMRSLMLEAKGYDVSIVEYISPLETPKNLMIRAIKIKEENENAFDSYIKLMSDLNVYPALYDFLNN, encoded by the coding sequence ATGAATAAACAGAGCTTAAATAAATTAAAATTATTTCTTATTGGTATTAAAAGTAGATTCGAAACTGATAACTCAACATTTAATTCTATAACAGTTTCATATACTGCAGGTTTAAAAAACTTTAATGGTAATGGAACATATTACAATGACAAAATTAAATATAATTTTAATGGAAAAACAGAATTACTATATATAGATGAATTAATAGATAAGATATTAATAGATTCAAATAATTATGAATCACTATCCTTAATATATAGTGAAAGAGGTTCAAATATATTAATTTCAGCAGATAATAAAAATGTAAAAATGTCTAACCTTGACATAAAAGAAAGTAAAAACAACTCAATAGACACTAATCATACTACTACTACTTCTTCACTTTTAAATCGTAATTATTATATTAAGGTTGGAAAAGCAGATAAACTTCTAAAAGAACTAAATATAATGAGCAAAGATTATAAAATAAGAAATGATAAAATACGAAAGTATAATCAAATAGATCATTATGTAGAATTACTTGAGGGTATAATTGATAAACTTCCTAAAAACAACATAATAACTATATTAGACTGCGGCTGTGGAAAATCTTATTTAACTTTTGTATTAAATTATTATTTCACTGAAGTAAAGAAAATTAAATGCTATTTTATTGGTCTTGATCATTCTGAAGAAGTCATAAAATCTTCACAAAAAATGGCTGAAAATTTAGATTATCGAAATATGGAATTTAAGGCATTAGATATAAAACAATACAAACCAGATAAAAAAATAAATGTAGTTATATCTCTTCATGCTTGTGATACAGCTACAGATATGGCTATAGCTTTAGGTATAAAAATAAAAGCAGATGCTATAATAGCTGTCCCCTGTTGTCATAAAGAATTTTCAAGTCAATACAAATATGAACCATTTAAAGACATATTAAAACATGGTGTATTTAAAACGCGTCTTGCAGATGTATTAACCGATGGAATGAGATCTCTCATGTTAGAAGCTAAAGGATATGATGTATCTATAGTTGAATACATTTCTCCTTTAGAAACACCCAAAAATTTAATGATAAGAGCTATAAAAATTAAAGAAGAAAATGAAAATGCATTTGATTCATACATTAAACTTATGTCAGATTTAAATGTATACCCAGCTTTATATGATTTTTTAAATAATTAA
- a CDS encoding GNAT family N-acetyltransferase encodes MLKDIHINMELAKGSKSEYIIRDRLGITIGRINIIYISTENKYCHSKIKFYRDDSQGIIYLKEAIKIFIEHLFRDKKIYKVNISADEDICTRPFIDLGFILEGIIMDSIYYNNLRKSEILFGINYNIYGNLNTTNILRIKSNNINLKILTPDDSMDLLHYYIKNKKHLEPYEPKREDSFYSIESQHQVLMENYKQFISGTAACFGVYKDKTFIGKIQISGIIYGIFKSGIVGYSIDKEYQGKGYMKEALGKIIEYAFNEMNLHRLEASTLIDNKRSQFLLKSCGFKEIGINEKYLFIDGQWKDHITFYKIKNK; translated from the coding sequence ATGCTTAAAGATATACACATAAATATGGAATTAGCAAAGGGTTCTAAAAGTGAATACATAATAAGGGACAGGTTAGGTATAACAATTGGCAGGATAAATATAATTTATATTTCAACAGAAAATAAGTATTGCCATTCCAAAATTAAATTCTATAGAGATGATTCGCAAGGTATAATTTATCTTAAAGAAGCTATAAAAATTTTTATAGAACATTTGTTTAGAGATAAAAAAATATATAAAGTAAATATATCTGCTGATGAGGATATTTGTACAAGACCTTTCATTGACTTAGGGTTTATTTTAGAAGGTATAATAATGGATAGTATTTATTATAATAATTTAAGAAAAAGTGAAATATTATTTGGTATAAATTATAATATTTATGGTAACTTGAATACTACAAATATTCTGAGGATTAAAAGTAATAATATAAATTTAAAGATACTGACTCCTGATGATTCCATGGATTTATTACATTATTATATAAAAAATAAGAAACACTTAGAACCTTATGAACCAAAGCGAGAAGATAGTTTTTATTCAATTGAATCTCAACATCAAGTTTTAATGGAAAACTATAAACAATTTATAAGTGGTACAGCTGCTTGTTTTGGTGTATATAAGGATAAAACATTTATAGGTAAAATACAGATATCTGGAATAATATATGGTATATTTAAAAGTGGAATAGTAGGCTATTCAATTGATAAGGAATATCAGGGCAAAGGATATATGAAAGAAGCCTTGGGTAAAATTATTGAATATGCATTTAATGAGATGAATTTACATAGATTAGAAGCATCTACTTTAATCGATAATAAAAGATCTCAATTTCTCTTAAAAAGTTGTGGATTTAAAGAAATAGGGATTAATGAAAAATATCTTTTTATTGATGGTCAGTGGAAGGATCATATTACTTTTTATAAAATAAAAAATAAATGA
- a CDS encoding MBL fold metallo-hydrolase, with translation MNEITMLGTGAAMVTRCYNTCFTISSKDEYFLIDTGGGNTILSNLEKMDIPINKIHDVFISHSHNDHVTGIVWIIRAVAQQIINGNYKGKLNIYCHRDVVDIIRTISKLLLQKKFVDHIDKDIVFVEVYDGCKLNILDIDIQCFDIKSTKLLQFGFVAKFNNGKKLTFLGDEPFNENLINYAYKSQYLMHEAFCLYSEKEKFKPYEKHHSTVKDACENASKLEVENVILFHSEDKNLKQRKKLYAEEGKKYFDGKIIVPDDLEIIKIQ, from the coding sequence ATGAATGAAATAACAATGCTGGGTACTGGAGCTGCAATGGTTACAAGATGTTATAATACTTGTTTTACAATTTCAAGTAAAGATGAATACTTCCTCATAGATACAGGGGGAGGCAATACTATACTTTCAAATTTGGAGAAAATGGATATACCTATAAACAAAATACACGATGTATTCATTTCTCATAGTCATAATGATCATGTAACGGGTATTGTATGGATAATAAGAGCAGTAGCGCAACAGATTATTAATGGTAATTATAAAGGAAAGCTTAATATCTACTGTCATAGGGATGTAGTGGATATAATAAGAACGATAAGTAAGCTATTACTTCAAAAGAAATTTGTAGATCATATTGATAAAGATATTGTCTTTGTTGAGGTATATGATGGTTGTAAATTAAATATATTGGATATAGACATTCAATGTTTTGATATTAAAAGTACTAAACTTCTTCAATTTGGATTTGTTGCTAAATTTAATAATGGTAAAAAGTTAACATTTTTAGGAGATGAACCTTTTAATGAGAATTTAATTAATTATGCATATAAATCTCAATATCTTATGCATGAGGCATTCTGTCTGTACTCTGAAAAAGAAAAATTTAAGCCTTATGAAAAACACCATTCCACTGTAAAGGATGCTTGTGAGAATGCTTCAAAATTAGAAGTGGAAAATGTTATATTATTTCATAGTGAAGATAAAAATTTAAAGCAAAGAAAAAAATTATATGCAGAAGAAGGTAAAAAATACTTTGATGGAAAAATAATTGTTCCAGATGATCTTGAAATTATAAAAATTCAATAA
- a CDS encoding zinc-ribbon domain-containing protein: MPIHYNFTKLKDSIESNASSAVKKTGEFIEISKLNLDISCEEKKIDVLYAKIGKKIYAQYMKDRFVNNNFIKYCKEIDEIKYKISSIEKKILKVQNKKICPLCGNELTKNAVYCEHCGFKQKTRKKS, encoded by the coding sequence ATGCCTATACATTACAATTTTACAAAATTAAAAGATTCTATTGAAAGTAATGCTAGTTCTGCTGTAAAGAAAACAGGCGAATTTATAGAAATATCAAAATTAAATCTAGATATTTCCTGTGAAGAAAAGAAAATAGATGTTTTATATGCTAAAATAGGTAAAAAAATATATGCTCAATATATGAAAGATAGATTTGTAAATAATAACTTCATAAAATACTGTAAAGAGATAGATGAAATAAAATATAAAATTTCATCTATAGAAAAGAAAATATTAAAAGTTCAAAATAAAAAAATATGCCCTTTGTGCGGAAATGAACTTACAAAAAATGCTGTTTACTGTGAACATTGCGGATTTAAACAAAAAACTAGAAAAAAATCTTAA
- a CDS encoding DUF6414 family protein, translating to MTENKAFIPLYLNNDMINNLFTIVVQEFVESKSVNTKNQITINYRGPMSEFSDELFGKYVQGDINVQVVNEFSKQKTQASISKDIEVFMNLRKLLFKNNLIRDISLNENINNVNENDFVIMKCRLLQNPIVYYLQNLVNNMEIQNVFGNIKSINSSKFEVLRNLKEYMNTWKTNNCIKCVTTELCTPKSRFIVPIDLAYNISRFNYIGNCKINIMGKVINFIDKKNYDYMQLFGDNSLNFINENYFINFMNLNNIENNIETFSNKFICDDGNMIEVLPIAIFI from the coding sequence ATGACTGAAAATAAAGCTTTCATACCTCTATATTTGAATAATGATATGATTAATAATCTTTTTACTATAGTAGTACAAGAATTTGTTGAATCAAAAAGTGTTAATACAAAGAATCAAATTACTATTAATTATAGAGGCCCAATGAGTGAATTTTCAGATGAACTATTTGGAAAATATGTTCAAGGAGATATTAATGTTCAAGTAGTGAATGAATTTTCAAAGCAAAAGACACAAGCAAGTATTTCAAAGGATATAGAAGTATTTATGAATTTAAGAAAGTTACTATTTAAAAATAATCTAATCAGAGATATATCTTTAAATGAAAATATTAATAATGTTAATGAAAATGATTTTGTTATAATGAAATGTAGGTTATTACAAAACCCTATAGTTTACTATTTACAAAATTTGGTGAATAATATGGAAATACAAAATGTATTTGGTAATATAAAAAGTATAAATAGCAGCAAATTTGAGGTGCTTAGAAATTTAAAGGAATATATGAATACATGGAAAACTAATAATTGTATTAAATGCGTAACTACTGAATTATGTACACCTAAATCTAGATTTATAGTTCCTATAGATTTAGCTTATAATATAAGTAGATTTAATTATATTGGAAATTGCAAGATAAATATAATGGGAAAAGTAATAAATTTCATAGATAAAAAAAATTATGACTATATGCAATTATTCGGTGATAATTCTTTAAATTTTATAAATGAAAATTATTTTATAAATTTTATGAATTTAAATAATATAGAAAATAACATAGAAACTTTCAGCAACAAGTTTATTTGTGATGATGGAAATATGATAGAAGTATTACCTATAGCTATATTCATATAG
- the pflB gene encoding formate C-acetyltransferase, whose product MFKQWEGFQDGEWTNDVNVRDFIQKNYKEYTGDKSFLKGPTEKTKKVWDKAVSLILEELKKGILDVDTETISGINSFKPGYLDKDNEVIVGFQTDAPLKRITNPFGGIRMAEQSLKEYGFKISDEMHNIFTNYRKTHNQGVFDAYSEETRIARSAGVLTGLPDAYGRGRIIGDYRRVALYGIDFLIQEKKKDLSNLKGDMLDELIRLREEVSEQIRALDEIKKMALSYGVDISRPAVNAKEAAQFLYFGYLAGVKENNGAAMSLGRTSTFLDIYIERDLEQGLITEDEAQEVIDQFIIKLRLVRHLRTPEYNELFAGDPTWVTESIAGVGIDGRSLVTKNSFRYLHTLINLGSAPEPNMTVLWSENLPESFKKFCAEMSILTDSIQYENDDIMRPIYGDDYAIACCVSAMRVGKDMQFFGARCNLAKCLLLAINGGVDEKKGIKVVPDIEPITDEVLDYEKVKENYFKVLEYMAGLYVNTMNIIHFMHDKYAYEASQMALHDTKVGRLMAFGIAGFSVAADSLSAIRYAKVKPIRENGITVDFVKEGDFPKYGNDDDRVDSIAVEIVEKFSDELKKHPTYRNAKHTLSVLTITSNVMYGKKTGTTPDGRKVGEPLAPGANPMHGRDMEGALASLNSVAKVPYVCCEDGVSNTFSIVPDALGNDHDVRINNLVSIMGGYFGQGAHHLNVNVLNRETLIDAMNNPDKYPTLTIRVSGYAVNFNRLSKDHQKEVISRTFHEKL is encoded by the coding sequence TTGTTTAAACAATGGGAAGGCTTTCAAGATGGAGAATGGACTAATGATGTAAATGTAAGAGACTTTATCCAAAAAAATTATAAAGAGTATACTGGAGATAAAAGCTTTTTAAAGGGTCCTACAGAAAAAACTAAAAAAGTTTGGGATAAAGCAGTTTCACTTATTTTAGAGGAATTAAAAAAGGGAATACTTGATGTAGATACAGAGACAATCTCTGGAATAAATAGCTTTAAACCTGGATATTTGGATAAAGATAATGAAGTTATAGTAGGTTTTCAGACGGATGCACCATTAAAGAGAATAACTAATCCTTTTGGTGGAATTAGAATGGCAGAACAATCACTTAAAGAATATGGCTTTAAAATTAGTGATGAAATGCACAATATATTTACAAATTATAGAAAAACACACAATCAAGGTGTATTTGATGCTTATTCAGAAGAAACAAGGATAGCTAGGTCTGCTGGAGTATTAACAGGACTTCCAGATGCCTATGGAAGAGGAAGAATAATAGGAGATTATAGAAGAGTAGCCCTGTACGGAATAGATTTCTTAATACAAGAGAAAAAGAAAGATTTAAGTAATCTTAAAGGTGATATGCTGGATGAGCTTATAAGACTTAGAGAAGAAGTATCGGAACAAATAAGAGCTCTTGATGAGATTAAAAAAATGGCTCTTTCTTATGGTGTGGATATATCAAGGCCAGCTGTTAATGCTAAAGAAGCAGCTCAGTTTTTGTATTTTGGGTATTTAGCAGGTGTAAAGGAAAATAATGGTGCGGCTATGTCACTTGGAAGGACAAGTACGTTCTTAGATATTTATATTGAAAGAGATTTAGAGCAAGGATTGATTACAGAAGACGAGGCACAAGAAGTAATAGATCAATTTATTATAAAACTTAGACTGGTAAGACATTTAAGAACACCAGAATATAATGAATTGTTTGCAGGAGATCCAACTTGGGTTACTGAATCTATAGCTGGAGTTGGAATAGATGGAAGAAGCCTTGTTACAAAGAATTCTTTTAGATATCTTCATACATTAATAAATCTTGGATCAGCACCTGAACCTAATATGACAGTATTGTGGTCAGAAAATTTACCAGAAAGCTTTAAAAAATTCTGTGCGGAAATGTCTATTTTAACTGATTCAATTCAGTATGAAAATGATGATATTATGAGACCTATATATGGAGATGATTATGCAATTGCCTGCTGTGTATCTGCTATGAGAGTAGGAAAAGACATGCAATTCTTTGGAGCTAGATGTAATCTTGCTAAATGTCTCCTTTTAGCAATAAATGGTGGTGTAGATGAAAAGAAAGGTATAAAAGTTGTTCCTGATATTGAGCCTATAACAGATGAAGTATTAGATTATGAAAAAGTAAAGGAAAATTATTTTAAAGTTCTTGAATATATGGCAGGACTCTATGTTAATACTATGAATATAATACACTTTATGCATGATAAATATGCCTATGAAGCTAGTCAAATGGCACTTCATGATACCAAGGTAGGAAGACTTATGGCTTTTGGTATTGCAGGATTTTCTGTAGCAGCTGATTCCCTAAGTGCAATACGATATGCTAAAGTAAAACCAATAAGAGAAAATGGTATAACTGTAGATTTTGTTAAAGAGGGAGATTTCCCTAAGTATGGTAATGACGATGATAGAGTAGATAGTATAGCTGTAGAAATTGTTGAAAAATTTTCTGATGAATTAAAGAAGCATCCAACTTATAGGAATGCTAAACATACGCTTTCAGTGCTTACTATTACATCAAATGTAATGTACGGTAAAAAGACGGGTACAACACCAGATGGAAGAAAGGTTGGAGAACCATTAGCACCTGGGGCTAATCCAATGCATGGAAGAGATATGGAAGGAGCATTAGCATCCTTAAACTCAGTTGCTAAAGTGCCATATGTATGCTGTGAAGATGGAGTTTCAAATACATTTTCTATAGTACCAGATGCATTAGGAAATGATCATGATGTAAGAATAAATAATTTAGTTAGTATTATGGGTGGATATTTTGGGCAAGGAGCTCATCACTTGAATGTTAACGTGCTAAATAGAGAAACATTAATTGATGCTATGAATAATCCTGATAAGTATCCAACGCTTACTATAAGAGTTTCAGGATATGCTGTCAATTTTAATAGACTTTCAAAGGATCATCAAAAAGAAGTTATAAGTAGAACTTTTCATGAAAAATTATAA
- the pflA gene encoding pyruvate formate-lyase-activating protein, translating into MVMGRIHSIESMGLVDGPGIRTVVFFQGCGLRCSYCHNPDTWNMAGGKELTAEELLKKLLRFKPYFDRSGGGVTFSGGEVLLQPEFLIDILKLCKEQGIHTAIDTAGYGYGNYEEILKHTDLVLLDIKHVDDDGYKCITGKGKRGFDDFLKAVENIGVKVWIRHVIVPTLTDSKENIRKLANIIKNIRNVEKVELLPYHTLGINKYEKLNLDYKLRDIEAMDKEKCKKLEKYLKELLE; encoded by the coding sequence ATGGTAATGGGAAGAATTCATTCAATAGAAAGTATGGGGCTTGTAGATGGTCCAGGTATTAGAACAGTAGTATTTTTTCAAGGCTGTGGATTAAGATGTTCATATTGCCATAATCCTGATACATGGAATATGGCAGGCGGGAAAGAGTTAACAGCAGAAGAGTTGTTGAAAAAGTTATTGAGATTTAAGCCTTATTTTGATAGATCAGGAGGTGGGGTAACTTTTTCTGGCGGGGAAGTACTTTTACAACCTGAATTTTTAATAGACATATTAAAATTGTGCAAAGAACAGGGTATTCACACAGCTATTGATACAGCTGGGTATGGATATGGAAATTATGAAGAAATTTTAAAACATACAGATTTGGTATTATTAGATATAAAACATGTAGATGATGATGGATACAAATGTATTACTGGAAAGGGTAAAAGAGGTTTTGATGATTTCTTAAAGGCAGTAGAAAATATAGGTGTAAAGGTATGGATAAGACATGTAATAGTTCCTACATTAACTGATTCTAAAGAAAATATAAGAAAACTGGCTAATATCATAAAGAATATAAGAAATGTAGAAAAAGTAGAGTTATTGCCTTATCATACTTTAGGGATAAATAAATATGAAAAATTAAATTTAGATTATAAACTTAGAGATATAGAAGCAATGGATAAAGAAAAGTGTAAAAAGCTTGAGAAATATTTAAAAGAATTATTAGAATAG